AAGAAGAACCAATGTTTCATACTAAAGCTTTGTGGCTGGATGAAGTTCGTAAAGTTCCAGCGGTAAACCATCAGGATCGCTAAAAAAGCTAAATCTCTTGTGGGTATATTCATCTATTCGGATTGCTTCACAAGCGATCCCATGATTCTCTAAACGCTCTATTTCCTTGGGAAGATCATTTACCCCAAAGGCCAAATGCCGCAGACCCTGTGCTTCTGGATAGGAAGGGCGCTTCGGGGCATTCGGAAATGAAAAAAGTTCGATGCAGTATTCGCCATTCAAAGCCAGATCCAGTTTGTAGGATTGGCGCTCTTCGCGATAGACTTCCTCAATGATTTCCAGACCGAGAATGCGGC
The Croceimicrobium hydrocarbonivorans genome window above contains:
- the gloA2 gene encoding SMU1112c/YaeR family gloxylase I-like metalloprotein, which codes for MLQSIHHIAIICSDYERSKDFYCRILGLEIIEEVYREERQSYKLDLALNGEYCIELFSFPNAPKRPSYPEAQGLRHLAFGVNDLPKEIERLENHGIACEAIRIDEYTHKRFSFFSDPDGLPLELYELHPATKL